Part of the Sphingomonas morindae genome, TTCGGGAAGGCTGTAGCTCGGCGCCGGACGATCCTCCTCGCCGGCGCTGCTGGGCAGGCGATGCGCGGCGTCGCGCTTGGCGCGCAGCTCCTCGAGCAGCGCCTCGCGGTCGCCGGGCAGGCGCTCGTCCACCGGCGCCTCGATCCCCGCCGCCTTGGCGGCCTTGGCGATCGCGGAGTCGAGTTCGCGCTGCGAGCAGAGGCCGAGCGTCACCGGATCCTTGGGCGTGATGTTGGCGATGTTCCAGTGGCTGCGGTCGCGGATCGCCGAGATGGTGGTGCGGGTGGTGCCGATCAGCTTGCTGATCGCGCCGTCCGACACTTCGGGATGGTTGCGGATGATCCAGGCGATACCGTCGGGCTTGTCCTGCCGCTTGGAGACGGGCGTGTAGCGCGGCCCCTTGGTCCGGCGCTGCTGCTCCGGCCCCTTGGACATTTGCAGGCGGTAATTGGGATTGGCCTGGCCCTTCTCGATCTCCTCCATGCTCAGCTCATGCGCGCGCACGGGATCGCGCCCGGTCAGCTTGGTGCCCGCCGTGTCGTCGGCGATGGCCTGCACCTCGAGAATGTGGAGCCCGCAAAATTCCGCGATCTGCGGGAAACTGAGCGCGGTATTGTCGACCAGCCAGGCGGCGGTCGCATGGGGCATGAGCGGCTGGGCCAAGGATCTCTCCCGCAGATAAAGAAACGGCCGCCCCAACGCGGGAGCGGCCAGAGCATCGGCAGAGTGTAGGCATCGCCGCCGCCCGAGGCAAGCCTTTACGCCATCGGCACATGGCCGGGCCGGGCCGCGACCCGCGCCAGCCACGCGCGCACCGCCGGATAGT contains:
- a CDS encoding cell cycle transcriptional regulator TrcR, with protein sequence MPHATAAWLVDNTALSFPQIAEFCGLHILEVQAIADDTAGTKLTGRDPVRAHELSMEEIEKGQANPNYRLQMSKGPEQQRRTKGPRYTPVSKRQDKPDGIAWIIRNHPEVSDGAISKLIGTTRTTISAIRDRSHWNIANITPKDPVTLGLCSQRELDSAIAKAAKAAGIEAPVDERLPGDREALLEELRAKRDAAHRLPSSAGEEDRPAPSYSLPEGVVDPFRR